Within the Erigeron canadensis isolate Cc75 chromosome 6, C_canadensis_v1, whole genome shotgun sequence genome, the region atgaagcatatgaagtggttcagataTGTTGAAATTCTGCTTGGTCCTAAAACTGGCACGCTAGTGCTttcccatctcacatcctggacatggcctttccttttcgAAAAAAtctgaaggtatcccatctacaagttgttttctggacaacttgttaatatttttgaaatttaaatgtgataaccttttatgccataaccaatttgtgtcttcatcagcttttgtatagaaacactgctctgagggagagctttccatatccatcacatacacattcccttttctgggagcaatcaatactacatTCCAATCCTTATTGAATACGATGCCCTGAGAAACATTAAACAgaacctggtagccatcatcacacagttggctcacactgatcaggttgtatttcaaaccatttacataagccacccgtctgaatttgacttgtccattgttcagGACACCATAGCCCTCAGTCTTTCCACaatcatcatttccaaaagtaatggagggtccatcAGATACTATGAACTCCTCCAGTAgggacttacatccggtcattgtcctgccagcagcactgtcaagataccaaatatgtTTCTTTCGATCGctctgcacatccaccagattaattagttagatttgggaacccatcgactgatgggttcatCGGATCCTCCCTTTTGGATCCCTGGAGGTATCTGGTTAAGTTCACTTTCTTCAATAGTAGTCTTAGTTAAAAAGACTACTGGAGTTGACAGtttagaaacctttttcttaattttctcaACAGGAACAATATTCTTACTTTTCTTAGAAAAAGGTTTGGAATTTTGTTTAGgaccagatgaagtaccctcaaagttgttcagtcttgcattacagctttgaacttgatgagccagtagttgaaactggctctcTAACCTCAACAAATTTGATTCTTCAGATGAAAccttagcctttccagatgactgggcATTAGGCTTAGGAAGGGAaacattctttttcttctgaACCTGGGTTCTTTAGAAGCAGACTGAGGCAAATGTTTATTCTGCTTgacctttttaactggagcagTCATCTGGGATGCTCCAGTATTATCCTCTACCAATTGAACTGGAATAATACAAGCCTTTGGGGTAGAAGGTTCATCATAAATGGTGCTTGGTTTAACCTCTACCGGTAACCGGTCATTACTGGTATTAATGCTGCAACATGAGTATTTCCATCCAGATATGTATGTTTTTGAGATGGAAATTGGTTTACTCCAGCATCATATGGCTTTTTAGTTTCAAGTCATGATTTAATGACCTGTTTTTCCTTTTccaaatcatgtttttttggaACCAGTTGTTCAGTTActaaaacttgtgctttaaaagccAATTCAATATCCTAGAgctcttttaattttgattgtaAAATTGATAATTCAGAAAAATCAGTTTCAAAACCTTTTGTCATTTCAGATCTGATAAtttcaacaaaaattaaatcagaattaagagcttcagcaatgtccaattttagttCAGGATCGGTCTCCAGATCATAAAAACTGACCTTCTTGataacaatgtccacccatcttccagatgtgacatcttccttcaccagatgctcACCATCAGCCAGATCCATaaaacaacaatctctttccttttcctcatcatcagatgagtcatcagagggaacccattttTCTTTAGTTGTTGCAATCATGCAcctattattatctttttctacagacatgagagcaatttatCCCATAAGCTTTTTGTACTTGTACTTGTAGCTATCATCAAGCTTGTTATAAGGAACAGATGGACCAGAATTGGGAATAAACTGACTGACTTgcactccttcatgaaatgaccttttctgccacacttaaagcatgtcagattgatCTTGTCAGTAGAGAAACTGGGTGCATCTTGTCCAGTGGGCCTGTTTGCTCTTGCTTTAAAatggttaaacgttttaggaATCATTGCAACTAAGTTGTCactgtcagtttcatcacaGTATGATGAGATATTATTTGTGACTCCAGATTCCATTAGTttagacatcatcttcttcatagaaaatatattttcggaagacattaatgcagCACAAGGTGGTTCAGAATTATTGACCACTatggaactactggaagcatgatttaAAGCATCTTTTTTTGCCTCAATCCTCTGGGTTTGAttttcttcagtaaatctgaaggctccatacaatgttgactaAGTATGGgtatgcaaggttttaccttgtctcaagaccagaatcatgtgagaccatttagttggaagaatatcacaaaaattctccaaaagtatatccttgtctttCTCAACTCCCAGTCCTCGTAAGTGGTTGATAATgctcataaatctggtgtaagtaccagttagagACTCATTGGGgagagcaaaaaatgactcatactttTTGTTTAAGGAGActtttctagtgacaatggtgtcatcacctccttcatgctagtttactagttcatccctCATGGTTTTAGCATTGGGATAGAGAACTAGTGTGGGAACTAGGTATCAAGGTTAACCAATCTTCTATCCTCTTTAGACCAATGTTCCTCCCTCTTTTCACTTCAAGATCTAgatccagttggatcaagaagtggattgaaaGGAGATCTGGGAATATAAGGACcttcatttataaattttaacatattCCTCTCAAAGCCAGTAACATGAAGAATcattctagctttccacgtTCCAAagtcatcaccattcccactgaattggGAGCAGGATTGAtggagtagtgcacatgcacatgTGGAGAAACAGGATTAGGAGGAGGTGGAGGATTGTTATTAATTATGGGTGGTGGTTCATTAACTTGTTCATTAATATTTAGAGGATCATTAGGATTagcttgtgtattctctgggtttgACATCGTGAAACAAATCTATGCAAgtatgttaggtccagattcactggactcgctccagacgagaAGACTGGAGCCCTATGTAGATTTGTCCAGAATATATAAGAAGGCCAGTGAACCGTTTACTTGTACAGGAtcctggattccaccagattggttcactggacttcacttcAGTCAAGATCATTCCACTAAAGAActttctcactgaagtcgaagactaaaGTTTGAAGAAAGAAGTGTGATAAAcagcggagctcactggcagacttaccagatctcctgactggagtccttgtcagtgttctagaccttacaagtctgaacactgattacgaggaattgacttatttGCCTTTGCATGCTTTtatccggacaatccatttgtcctttgttaaaagttctAACACACGTGTAAAGGTGGCTGGTTAAAGTATCACAAGTCACATCAAATTGACATTATACTTTaaccaatgcttttaaggaataaatattattattccttaaatgcatgaaaCATTATTTGTACAGCAAAaagaatttaatattaattctttttgcctataaataccaagtcatttccttCGTCCAAATCATTTtattgcaatttggtgaacttgcaCAAATACTCTCGATCGCTACAAGgaatacttcacaactttaagtatttcgatcttAAGTTTATTTGGCAAgaatagatcacttgtaattaatagattgtttagatatttatatttgtattatctaggttccggAACAATCTTGTGTTATttataacatcaataaataaaatacacttgaaaattatattatgtctcaccatttacttatttattgctttAAGTTGTGTATTACTTTATTTAATTACTTGCATTATTATTAAAGTGATACTGGTCCTTTCTAGTTCAATATTTGACTTGTCATTctacactcgtgggttaaaccatcgtgTGAGGGGAAtccacatttggtatcagagcaaaaggctaacatacttgcctagatctgttTCACGATGTCAAACCCATAGAATGCACAAGCTAATCCTATAGATCCTCCATTTATTAATGAACAAGTTAATGAACCGCCACCTGTTATCAATAACAATCCCCCACATCCTCCTAATCCTGCTTCTCCACATGTGCATTATTCGAACAATCCTGCTCctaaattcagtgggaatggtgatgagtTTGgaacgtggaaagctaggatgattCTTCATGTTACTGGTTTTGAGAGGAATacgttaaaaattttaaatgcaaGTCCTTATATTCCCAGATCTCCTCttaatccacttcttgatcctaCTGGATCCAGATCTGGAAGGAAAAAGAGGGAGGAACATTGGTCCAAAGAGGATAGGAGATTGGTAAACCTTGATACCATTCTTAAAAATATGATCCTCGTGGCTATTCCAGAAACCTTAATTCCCACACTAGTTCTCTACCCCAGTGCTAAAACCATGTGGGATGAGCTAGTAAACCAGCATGAGGGAGgtgatgacaccattgtcaccagaaaagTCTCTTTAAACAAaaagtatgagtcattttttcCTCTTCCCAATGAGTctctaactggtacttacaccagatttatgagcATTATCAACCACTTACGAGGACTGGGAGTTGagaaagaaaaggatatacttttggagaatttttgtgatattcttccaacTAAATGGTCTCACATGATTCTGGttttgagacaaggtaaaaccttgcatacccatactttgtcaacattgtatggagccttcagatttactgaagaaaaTCAAGCTCAGAGGATTGAGGCTGAAAAAGATGTTTtaaatcatgcttccagtagttccatAGTGGTCAGTAATTCTGAACCACCTTGTGCTGCACTAATGTCTttcgagaatgtattttctatgaagaaaaTGATGTCTGAACTAATGGAATCTGGAGTCACAAATAatatgtaacaaccctcaatttccaattaggataatttactttgACTTATCCAGGTCCTTatcctagaggtttattaagagaatcgaccctctagacattcaaagcataacAATAATTTTCCCCTAGTACaatgaaatgccttagaaatgccataaacaataactttaatcattcaatacgatctcaagctataaatttgttctaatcaaacttggtgaaacgtcaatgaaccaaaattttatttcaaaaagttgagttacataaataattgtacgactcacaagttgtgataacaaccaaaaagctctataaatgtccaacaattcaaacacaaagctaattaaagtacatttgaaaacaaaaatataatgaccatcgtgaaaatagatttataaactattatgtacataatagtaagcttgaataataataagtacataaatatattgcaacatttcaGTAAGTCTtacaattaaaagatatgcatacaccttaaacttattataaatataaactcttataaaattcaccaatcaacatacaactaacccacttattcttacaatcatacataaatatacacCACATATACTTACactcatgtatatatatcatgaacCTAGACATATGTTGGACTCCATACACATCAAATTCAAACTACACATCACTCACAACTTCACCTAGCCAATCCATGAGCCTCCACCACTTCAACCCACCTATTAGTAAGTTCCCATCTCATTCTTTCcccctctttctctctcacGGCAACACATACACACCCACCCACCCacatttcacttttcatttcatttcttacaAACACACAACACACATTTTCTCTTACACCTATCTCTGCCTCTTTTCTCTAAATCTCCCatctttctctctcattttCTCCTAGATTTTCTGCATTTTATCCTCTTTTCTTCCTCttcatttcaattcaaataatcaagaaaaatgcaagacaaaatcaatcaaaacaacaacaataataagggtttattaAGGATTAGTCAAGGGTTATATCAAGCTAAGATTAAGGATTATTTCAAGCAAGGATTAAGGTTGTATGAAGCTTTGAaagccacgaaatttctgcccaaaaaccatcttcaaaatcgagttcatcaagggtataaatcttcatctctttgtttaatctatcttgtttttacTTATACTCAAGGATCTTTatcaaaaagttatattttcttcatgttttctttgaaaaacacacttcatgaaggcaagttgatagaatcttttctttcatgccattgcatgtcaagatctagaggAAAGATTCAAGGAGTAAACATGTATACGACCCTAAAGTTTCGTTTTATGTTAATGTCTAGTGAAAGTGACTTTTTGCttgaagaaaataaagatatatttgcatatactcATAAATATATTTCTGTATATTTTCATGGATAAACTcattttgatgttaaaagtaAGATTTAATAAAGGTTTTGTTGTTAACAAGGTTAGATCTTGTCATGCATATACATAAGTTGTGTTAAATTAGTTGTTAAGAGCTtggacttgagatggatctttgaaggatgattgatgaacttgaaattgattgaaatctgtatatttgatgttaagagatacaaaaataAGTGTTAATCTTGTTagtggtaatttagaggctaaaacaagcaaccaacaccattgatgggatgcattaaccaataaacattctgacagaattggtcttctatcttgtaacgaataaactgaacctgtgagggcattttcaagaaaaactatcaaaataaaagttgtagaaaaaTAAGTTAAGATTAActtccaactggaattactcaaaaatactgaaccaaacaaaagatatggtttttctactgaaactggtcaaaactgtaatatggtatgaatattttataaactttaacaatttttatctcctaatacataaggttccaggaggtcatacttggtggaaagtaatttcaatgtgtcttgaacttaaaataaaatcatgggatttttctaattatcagaacatcaagaacttttataaaacttctgatatCGCATGCAGTGCCCATTCAGGACAGTTtatgtttggataatttttaaggataccaaacattatctaaaaattcaccaaaaattcacaaaaatactagatacatgtaAGTCActatgtaaaaatcatgaaggtccaaataattcgtcttgaccccaaaatagtagccaacgtttcataaaaatgtgaagtaaaaacagaaaattttaaaagaagctaatcattagtgtaatgggctaaaagatgcattaaggagttaatgggctagcccggcccaactaatgaacccataaggaatataaatcagtaggcccacttggcacaataaccactatgatccattaatcacataacccaaataaggttaaatccaataactaaattaagcccaagtcactgaaaaaacccatcacattttggcccaattaataatggcccataacacttaaacgaatttcatgagataaacGTAATcgaaataaaacaaagataattaagtgagatagacataagtaattatgttaaccaagttaTATATTGATATTACAAATggtaattcgcgctaaaatcggttacacaataAATGATGAacaaggataacataacttaatatggcatttctacatgataacctaatatatcacgtgaaaccacaaatgaagccaagttaccgaaaatctaacaacttatgactacgcatgtaatgaaagtaaccttttacaccatcaaccTTTACAACCACAACGATGCGAATGTTGgtaatatacttggatcccaaaatgaaagtggcatttctaagtaatggcttaagataggaacttatgtatattagtcctctcgtagggatagtcttgactttgaaatgtggatgaggaccatgatggaatatatgatcaaggaagcaatagatgagaagtacccattttggataagtatatataatgctctgcatatcaaggtgagtcatagccccctttcaaactcttttatgtgttttactttcgggatgaaaagcatgataaataaaattgctttctatatatgaaatgattcttgaaagAATGATTATGATATGGGATTAtgtcgtatgttcaatgtgatatatgttatatgatgagcttgagtactgtcaaacGGTAGTCCCCtgtacactactattaactcattgaggcctgtagttagagggttgcgcaactaggattcgtgcCCTCACTCACATCAGCGGCGACAGGTTGATTGGCCGCCTACGTGGCCGCCTTTAATGGTGTCGATCgtggggtgctctaatctactttatatttggtcgtctccatggcacgaccccctTCATTATTAGTTATTACACATGGTTGACAGCATGTGCCTTTTTGTTATAAATTCATCGGGGCAATTTACTATCATTACTATTAATAGTGGCTCAAGCGCAAactcatcaaattatgcctttggttaaatgttattgatattattatgatggATATTAGGGaatgaacatacggtttgggtattggaccttatatgaaatcttgaaagttgttgaagtTGGCGATATTGAAATTTTGATAACCGAATAGTTTTGATGTGATAAATGATTTACATATTTTTCTCTCACGATGATTTTGACAAATGAGAGCTTTGtaagttaccatggatttttccaagtcttgaaatgacattatggtatttgaaAAACTTCATATTTGGAGATGAgaattttgtcggtcatatggtttgggtattttgaaatataacaacaatatgttttctaagtgttaaaatggGTATGTACCAAGgtttagttaaaaacctatgcactcaccaactacgttttcgtagttgacacttttcttcatgcttttcaggaaataagcttaagctttGAGGATTGATATGCttaatgattatttgcattgcactttggagtcaaagatcaaaccttgtgatgggcaatggaatccgccttgatcattgtagtatactacttcatgcgcttgttatttgtttcgtgaacttaatattcaagtacggtggacgcatttgtacttggaaattggttcacatgcttgtacatctgtaaattcttttatcaaataaaactatggtgaatgttatttaaaatcctttgttttgaatactcgactttctgtacatctcatcgttccgccttagttggggtgttacataataTGTCATCAGACTGTGATGAAATTGACAGTGATGACTTGTTTGCAATGATTGTTAAAACGTTTAACTGTTTTAAAGCAAGAGCAAACAGGCCCACTGGACAACATGCACCCAGCTCCTCTACTGACAAGACTAAtataacatgctttaagtgtggtaGGAAAGGTAATTTAATGAAGGAGTGCAAGTCCAGTCAGTTCTCTCCTCAGTCTGGTTCATTTATTCCTTATAataagcctgatgatagctacaagtataagtacaaaaagcttaaggcacaaattgctctcatgtctgcagaaaaggATAATAATAGATGCATGATTGCAACTACTGAAGAaaaatgggttccctctgatgactcatctgatgatgaggaagaggaaATAGATTGTTGTTttatggctctggctgatgaTGAGCATCTAGTGaaggaagatgtcacatctggaagatgggtagACATTGTTATCAAAAAGGTTAGTTTGTATGATCTGGAGACCGATCATGaactaaaattggacattgctgaagctcttAACTCTGATTTAATTTTCGTTGAAACTGTTAGATCTGAAATGACAAAAGGTTTTGAAACTGATTTCTCTGAATTATCAATTTTgcaatcaaaattaaaagagcTCCAGGATATTGAACTAGcatttaaagcacaagttttggtaacTGGACAACTAGTTCAAGAAAAACATGATCTGGAAATTGTtttagaaaaggaaaaacagGTCATTAAGTCATGGCTTGAAACTAAAAAGCCATATGATGCTGGAGTAAACCAGTTTCCATCcaaaaaacgtgcatatctggatGGAAATACTCATGTTGCAGCATTAATACTAGTAATTGACCGGTTACTAGAAAAGGTTAAACCAAGCACCATTTATGATGAACCTTCTACCCCAAAGGCTTGTATTATCCCAGTTCAACcctctgaggttaagactggagcatCCCAAATGActgctccagttaaaaaggtcaagcagaataaacctttgcctcactCTGCTTCTAAAGAACCTCAGGTtcagaagaaaaagaatgttTCCCTTCCTAAGCCTAAcgtccagtcatctggaaaggctgaGGTTTCATCTGAAGAATcaattttgttaaggttagagAGTTTCAACTActagctcatcaagttcaaagctgtaatgcaagactgaacaactttgagggtacttcatctggccctaaacaaaattccaaacctttttctaagaaaaatatgaatattGCTCCTGTtgagaaaattaagaaaaaggtttctaaaCTGTCAATTCCAGTAGTCTTTTCAACTAAGACTACTATTGAAGAAAGTAAACTCAACCAGATACTATTAGGGATCCATAAGGGAGGATCCAGTGAatccatcagtcgatgggttcccaaatctaacttatcaatctggtggatgtgcaggccGATCGAAAGAAacatatttggtatcttgacagtgtTGTTGGCAGGACAATGACTGGATGAAAGACCCTGTTGGAGGAGTACACGGTTTCTgatggaccctccattacttttggaaatgatggttctggaaagactgggggtgtcctgaataatggtcgagtcaaattcagacgggtggcttatgttaatggtttgaaatataatctgataagtgtgagtcaattgtgtgatgatggctaccaggtgttgttaaacatctctcaaggcatcgtatttaataaggattggaaggtagtattgattgctcccaaaaaagggaatgtgtatgtgatggatatggaaagctctccgtcatagcagtgtttctataccaaagctgatgaagacacaaactggttatggcacaaaaggttatcccatttaaatttcaaaaatattaataagttgtccagaaaacaacttatagatgggataccttctgtttccttcaaaaaggaaaggccatgttcAGGATGTGAGATAGGAAAGCAGAAATgtgccagtttcaagaccaagcagaattttagcatatctgaacctcttcatatgtttcatatggatctttttggtccagtgaatgttcagactcgtgctggaaaaagatataccctggtgatagttgatgaatactccagattttgttgggtaatctTTCTTGGGTcaaaaagtgaagctgctgtaGAAATCATCGCttttatcaagcaaattgaacttaaatataagcgaaaagtgtgtcagttaagaagtgataatggaacagaattccagaatgcaactctagAGAAATTTTGTACTAACACTGGCATCTCTCAAAACTTCTCATCAGTgcacactccagagcagaacggagttgtagaaagaaagaacagaacgctaatagaagctgccagaagtatgcttgctgaatctggtcttcggACCAGTTTCTGGGCTGAGGCAATTGCAACTGTTTGCCACACCCAGAATCGATCAATGTATGTGAagcgacacaagaagacatcctatgaaatattaagaaatagaaaaccaaatattggttattttcatgaTTTTGGATGTCCAGTCAACATCCTTAACGACttcagtcagttaggcaaatttgatgccaaagctgattagggatatttcttaggatattcagccattcacaaatccttcagagtctacaacaaaagactggaaagaGTTCAGGAGTCAATTCACGTCACATTTGATTAATCAAACAAtgaaatcaataaaaagccaaccttTGATTCTCCCCCAGTAAATCCAATAATCTTctgtgaatctgatcctatcaactacaataaaaattcaccaaaagaAGTTTTCAGTCATCCTGATCTGGAACCTGATAAAACTGAAAAACCCCCAGTAGTACCCctttctatccttcaataagtttcaaactactctctaaacttgttattggatcagatgtccgtactactcctccagtatcagttTCAGTTGATACTGAACcagtactccaggaaatgccttcaaatgaagaatttcatgatgcaaatcgtgatcttacagattcagaCGAAGACGTGGAAGTAGTCTGGCAAGACCCTCCTTCTGAAGCAATACCAGAGGGAAATCAACTAaatacttgcactgatattgttgttagAAACAATCCgggtcattactctaagtggacaaaagctcatcCTATTGATCAGATCAtaggtgactccagtagaggggttcagaccagaagagcctcCAATGAACAATGTTTATACGTCATCTTCTTATCATtaatagaaccgaagaagattggcGAGGCTATGGAAGATCCAAGCTGGTTgctagctatgcaagaagagctacaccagtttgaaaggaacaaggTATGGTACTGGGTGGCTTT harbors:
- the LOC122604377 gene encoding uncharacterized protein LOC122604377, with translation MNIAPVEKIKKKVSKLSIPVVFSTKTTIEENSDEDVEVVWQDPPSEAIPEGNQLNTCTDIVVRNNPGHYSKWTKAHPIDQIIGDSSRGVQTRRASNEQCLYVIFLSLIEPKKIGEAMEDPSWLLAMQEELHQFERNKVWYWVAFPVGKKDPIGTRWVFRNKVDEVGHVIRNKATLVAQGYC